CCGCCACACTGGCCTCTGCTATAGGAGGAGGAGGCCTTGGGAGGCTTATCTTTTCAGGTCTAGCTTCCATAAGAAACGAAGTGGTTCTGGCCGGCGCCCTTCCTGCGACCATATTGGCATTGACGGCAGACCAGGGAATCAAATGGCTGCAGAACTACCTTGACCCAAAAAGTCGTGCCGTTCGTCTGGCTAAGAAAGCAGAAATGGAAGAACTGCAGAAAACTGCCGCAAAAAGAGGCAAAGAACAATAGAAAGGAGCTGTTGTGTGTGAGATATTTTATGAAAGTTTTATGTTTAACCCTACTGGTTTTGTCCGTTTCGGTTGTAGGAGGGATAGGTGTAGCAGTAGCAAACCAGGATCCCATGGAATACAAGGGAACCATAAGGGTCGGAGGACAAACGGTGAATGAGTCCGTCATACTGGCTTGGATGGCCAAGCTGCTCCTTGACGAGTACACGGGGCTAGATGTGAAAATCAACACCGAGTTTGCAGCATCTTCAGTGCTCCATCAGGCAATGGCTCAGGGCGAGCTAGATGTATACCCCAGCTGGACTGGAACCCAGCTTATGGGAATACTGCGCTACGAAGGGCCTAAGCTTTCAAGCGAGGAGACCTTCAAGATGGTAAAAGAGGGGTTTGAAAAGAACTTTGACATGACTTGGGCAAAGCCCATCGGCTTCAACAACACCTACGTGATGACAGTTCGAAGCGAGACAGCTGAAAAATACAACCTACACAAAGCCTCAGACCTCAAGGGCGTGGCGGAGAAAATGAAACTAGGATGTGACGAAAACTTTGACACGAGGCCTGACGCCTACCCTGGTTGGTCTGAGGCCTATGGGATAACGTTCAAGGAAGTTGTGCCCATGCAGTATGCCATGATGTACAAGGCCATAGCAAACAAAGAAGTGGACGCTATAGCAGCGTACTCCACGGACTCGAGGATCGCCAAGCTCAACCTAGTAATGCTGGAAGACGACAAGGGTTTCTTCCCAGATTACAGCGCAGCGTACGTTATAGACATGAAGACCTTGAAAAAGTACCCTGCAATCCTTCCCATACTCGAAAAGCTAAGCGGAAAGATAGATGAAAAAACCATGTCTAGCCTAAATGGCCGATATGACAACGGCGAAGAGCCAGAAGACATAGCAGAGGAGTTCCTTGAAGAAATAGGGTTAATTGATTAGGATAGCAGCCTTTCTAAAAGGCCACAAAACGGCACCGCTGGCCATCAAGACCAGCGGTGCTTTCTAGTCATTTATACAATTCTTTGACTTCAAGGTGAGGCTCTAGCAGGGGCCTTCCTCAATCTCTATCCAATCCAAGCCAAGCCTACACAAGGTTTCCTTGGTAGGCAAACCTGTTTCTTTGTCCCAGCCCATGGATGCGTAGTAACTATCCAGAGCGACATCCAGATTGACTTTTTCTCCTGCACCCCTACCGTCGCGCCCTAGCTCCTCAGTAAAGCGCTTGGGCAATGTATCATCTTTCCTTGTGAAGCCAAATCGAGCATTTATCATTCTCTCCAAGTTTATTACAGCTTCTGCCCTTTCCAATAATTCATCCTTAGTTACAGTTCTTCCTAAAGCACAGCTTAACAACTTCGCCCAAGTAGAAGCTTTTATTGCCAGGGTGATTGAAGCGAAAAGACAAACCCCTAACATATTAGTTGCCATGGAAAGTTCCTGGAACGGTTTTATCCACTCTTTGTTCCCGTCCTCTGCAAAGTGGATCTCGCCCTCTATACCTAGCTCCGGTTCCCTGTAGCCAAAGGCGTCAATGGCCGAAGCATACGGCCGCAAGTGATCTGCTCCCCTGGGGGAAACCGCATGTACAACAGCCTCTCCTTTGCTTGCTCTGACACCATCTGCTGCCATTTCCAGGCCCTTCACGTGCATGGCCGCTTGTTCAGCCTCCGGTCCTAGCTTCTGTGCGGCTCTCATCACACCATCAGCGAGCAAATCCCCTAGTCCTTCGCGTCTTGCTATCTTTGGCACCAGATCCAGCATACCTTTGACGTCTCCAAAGGTGACTTTAGCTCCCCAGTCTTCTTCTTTGAGTATGCCTTTCTCAAACCATTCCATTGCTGTAGCTATAACTTGGCCTGTGGATATAACATCCAAACCCAAGTCGTTTGCCCAGTGGTTCGCTGCAGCTATGGCCTCAAGGTCGATTATCTCACACTTGCTACCGAAGGCTGCAACAGACTCGTACTCTGGCCCACCGCCTTCAAGCCCTTCAAAGGGGCCTTTTTTAATGCGTGTGTGCCTACCACAAGCTATGGGACATCCGTAACATGCATAAGGCTTCACGTCCAGTGTATCGTGATAAGCTTTATGCCCCAAAAGCTCCCTGCTCTCTGGGAATTCGTCGCGCTGCCAGTTCCTTGTGGGCAGGATACCTAAGCCCTCAATGGCATCATAGAAGGACGGTGTACCAAAGGGATGGAGTTCGTCTTTGACGAATGATTCCGAAAAAAGCTCCTCTCTCGCAGCTTTGGCGGCCTCTTTGAGTCCGTTGGGGTCCGCTATAGGCAGAGTCTTTGTCCCTCTTACGGCGACAGCTTTCAGTTTCTTGCTGCCCATCGCTGCACCAGGTCCACCACGGCCAAAAGCTCTATGCTTATCAGTCATTATCGCAGCAAAGCGCACCAAGTTTTCCCCCGATGGCCCAATAGATGCAATTTGCCAGCCTTCTCCACCTAAACGTTTTTTTAAAGAATCCTCAGTATCTGATATCCCTTTACCCCAAAGATCTTGGGCATCAATTATTTTTGCTTCTCCATCATCTACCACCAAAATTTTTGGGACTTCTGCCGCTCCTGTCACGACCAAAAGGTCAAAACCTGTACGCTTTAGAGCGGGGCCAAAGTGCCCTCCAGCATTTGCCGCCCCCATGGTGCCTGTTGCAGGAGAGCGGAAAAACGCTACGCACCTTCCGCTACAAGGTGCTGCCGTGCCAGAAAGCGGACCTGCAGCAAATATGATTGGATTCTCTGGGCTAAGGGGATCTGGCCCATCACAAGCAAGGTCAAGAAACAGTCGTGCTGCCACGCCTTCACCTCCAACATAGTCCCTGTACCACTCCTCTGGAAGCTTGTGGACTTCAGAAGTTCCCTTACTCAAGTCCACAAAAAAAGCCCTGCACCAATTGCCTTTCATAAAAGCTCCCCCCCTTAACTTATGCTCTAAAAATTAAGTTTCTTCAAAATGCTATGTAGTTATACAAGTAATAATATATCACGTTAAATGAGGACACAGCAACATGACGGGACTTTTCGTAGTTACTCGACAGCATGAAGGGAACCTAAAAGTTTCACTGCACAACTTACTCTGACAGCAGGTATCTTGCACGAAAGAGAGAAGAGGGACAAGGCAAGGGGGGAGAGAAAAGCCAAAATAAGGAACGTGCCTAAAATTAGCAAAGGCAAAAATGTTAGGTACATAAAACTTTTTTCTTGACACCTAACATTTATTACCATATCATTCTCGTGAAAATGATTTTTCTTATCAAATACTTTGTAAATCGAGGAGGGTACATACATGAGATTTAGGTCTTTCTCAGGTTCATTCAGGGCATTTTGGGCAATTGCTGGGGTCATTATCTCAATTCTTTCAGTTAGTCTACTCCCTTCGACGACCTCTGCTCAGGAAAGCCTAGTGGTATACTCTGGACGAAGCAAAGAGCTGGTCCAACCTATATTCGACAAGTTCAGCGAGAAGCATGGAATTCAAGTACAGGTTCGTTATGGCAAAACTTCTCAATTGGCTGCGACGTTGTTGGAGGAAGGACCGCGTTCTCCTGCTGATGTCTTTTTCTCTCAGAACGCTGGAGCGCTCGGTGCTTTGGAGTCAGAAGGAATCCTTGAAGCTTTACCAAATAACTTACTGAACCGCGTAGAAGAACGTTTTAGATCCAAAGCGAACAAGTGGATTGGTGTTACTGGAAGGGCGCGAGTCGTCGCTTACAGCAGCAAACGATTGAGCAAAAATGACCTACCAAAATCGATTCTTGAGTTTACAAATCCAAAGTGGAAAGGCCGAATCGGCTGGCCTCCTACAAACGCCTCCTTCCAGGCCTTTATAACTGGCATGAGGGTTGCATTGGGGGACGAAGCCACCGAGGCATGGCTTAGAGGCATTTTAGCCAATGAACCTAAAAGTTATCCCAAAAACACCCCTATTATTGAGGCTATAGCAAAGGGCGAAATAGACGTAGGTTTTGTTAACCACTACTATCTCTATCGATTCAAAGCAGAGCGCGGCCCAGATTTTCCCGTGGAAAACTACTACTTGTCCGGCTCTGACGTGGGCGCTTTGGTCAACGTGGCTGGCGTAGGAATACTTAAATCTTCCAAAAACAAAGAGGCAGCACTCAAGCTAATAGATTTCTTAACCTCTGAGGAAGCACAAAAGTACTTCGCAGAGGCGACCTATGAATACCCCTTGGTTAAAGGAGTCAAGGCAAACCAAGCTTTGCCGCCCATTGAAGATATTGACACCCCAAACATCGACTTGAGCGATCTTAGCGATTTGGAGAACACTTTAAAACTGCTTCGGAAGGTAGGGGTCCTTTAGTAATGTATTCGAGGAAGATCCGGCACGTAACAAAAAGCAATGTACTCGCGGCAGCAGTATCTCTTTTGGTAATAATTCTCGCCGGCCTTCCTATATTTTACCTAGCTATCAGAGGATTGATCTCTGGGAAAGAACTTCGGGAATTAATTTTCTCCCAAAGAACTGTACAG
The DNA window shown above is from Thermovirga lienii DSM 17291 and carries:
- a CDS encoding Substrate-binding region of ABC-type glycine betaine transport system (PFAM: Substrate binding domain of ABC-type glycine betaine transport system~COGs: COG1732 Periplasmic glycine betaine/choline-binding (lipo)protein of an ABC-type transport system (osmoprotectant binding protein)~InterPro IPR007210~KEGG: ckr:CKR_2487 hypothetical protein~PFAM: Substrate-binding region of ABC-type glycine betaine transport system~SPTR: Putative uncharacterized protein), with protein sequence MRYFMKVLCLTLLVLSVSVVGGIGVAVANQDPMEYKGTIRVGGQTVNESVILAWMAKLLLDEYTGLDVKINTEFAASSVLHQAMAQGELDVYPSWTGTQLMGILRYEGPKLSSEETFKMVKEGFEKNFDMTWAKPIGFNNTYVMTVRSETAEKYNLHKASDLKGVAEKMKLGCDENFDTRPDAYPGWSEAYGITFKEVVPMQYAMMYKAIANKEVDAIAAYSTDSRIAKLNLVMLEDDKGFFPDYSAAYVIDMKTLKKYPAILPILEKLSGKIDEKTMSSLNGRYDNGEEPEDIAEEFLEEIGLID
- a CDS encoding Aldehyde ferredoxin oxidoreductase (PFAM: Aldehyde ferredoxin oxidoreductase, N-terminal domain; Aldehyde ferredoxin oxidoreductase, domains 2 & 3~COGs: COG2414 Aldehyde:ferredoxin oxidoreductase~InterPro IPR013983: IPR001203~KEGG: rci:RRC230 putative tungsten-containing aldehyde:ferredoxin oxidoreductase~PFAM: aldehyde ferredoxin oxidoreductase; Aldehyde ferredoxin oxidoreductase~PRIAM: Aldehyde ferredoxin oxidoreductase~SMART: Aldehyde ferredoxin oxidoreductase~SPTR: Putative tungsten-containing aldehyde:ferredoxin oxidoreductase), with the translated sequence MKGNWCRAFFVDLSKGTSEVHKLPEEWYRDYVGGEGVAARLFLDLACDGPDPLSPENPIIFAAGPLSGTAAPCSGRCVAFFRSPATGTMGAANAGGHFGPALKRTGFDLLVVTGAAEVPKILVVDDGEAKIIDAQDLWGKGISDTEDSLKKRLGGEGWQIASIGPSGENLVRFAAIMTDKHRAFGRGGPGAAMGSKKLKAVAVRGTKTLPIADPNGLKEAAKAAREELFSESFVKDELHPFGTPSFYDAIEGLGILPTRNWQRDEFPESRELLGHKAYHDTLDVKPYACYGCPIACGRHTRIKKGPFEGLEGGGPEYESVAAFGSKCEIIDLEAIAAANHWANDLGLDVISTGQVIATAMEWFEKGILKEEDWGAKVTFGDVKGMLDLVPKIARREGLGDLLADGVMRAAQKLGPEAEQAAMHVKGLEMAADGVRASKGEAVVHAVSPRGADHLRPYASAIDAFGYREPELGIEGEIHFAEDGNKEWIKPFQELSMATNMLGVCLFASITLAIKASTWAKLLSCALGRTVTKDELLERAEAVINLERMINARFGFTRKDDTLPKRFTEELGRDGRGAGEKVNLDVALDSYYASMGWDKETGLPTKETLCRLGLDWIEIEEGPC
- a CDS encoding extracellular solute-binding protein family 1 (PFAM: Bacterial extracellular solute-binding protein~COGs: COG1840 ABC-type Fe3+ transport system periplasmic component~InterPro IPR006059~KEGG: cag:Cagg_2416 extracellular solute-binding protein family 1~PFAM: extracellular solute-binding protein family 1~SPTR: Extracellular solute-binding protein family 1), which produces MRFRSFSGSFRAFWAIAGVIISILSVSLLPSTTSAQESLVVYSGRSKELVQPIFDKFSEKHGIQVQVRYGKTSQLAATLLEEGPRSPADVFFSQNAGALGALESEGILEALPNNLLNRVEERFRSKANKWIGVTGRARVVAYSSKRLSKNDLPKSILEFTNPKWKGRIGWPPTNASFQAFITGMRVALGDEATEAWLRGILANEPKSYPKNTPIIEAIAKGEIDVGFVNHYYLYRFKAERGPDFPVENYYLSGSDVGALVNVAGVGILKSSKNKEAALKLIDFLTSEEAQKYFAEATYEYPLVKGVKANQALPPIEDIDTPNIDLSDLSDLENTLKLLRKVGVL